In the Flavobacteriales bacterium genome, GCGCATCGCCTTGTCGTACTGCTGCAGTTTGTTGTACGCGCTCCCCCGGCTGGTGTAGGCCCAGAGGTGGTCCGGTTTCCGGGAGATCACGGCGCTGAAGTCGGCCACCGCCAGCTCGTACCGCTTGGTGAGGGAGTGGCAGAAGCCGCGCTGGAGGTAGGCGTTGAGGTGCCCGGCGTCCTGGTCGAGCACCTTGGTGAACAGGGCGATGGCCTCGTCGTAGGCTCCGCGTTGATAGGCGCGTTCGCCTTCGGTGTAGAGGGCGTCGATGGCAGCAGCATCGGACCCGCCGGCCAAGGCAAGGTCCTGCGCGTTCGCCGCCTGTGTCAGGACGAGCGCAGCGGAGAGGGATAGCACGATGCGGTTCATGGTCACGGTTGAGTGGTCACCTTTTACGCTGGGGACGGGCATGGGTTTCGGCCGCCTTCCGGGCGATCTCCTGTTGGGCTTCGCTCACCAGGGCCGCCAGCAGCCCGATCGCCCTGGCGCCGTCGGCATCACCGGCGGCCACGGGGAACACACTGCGCCCGGTGTGGCGGATGACGTTCATGCGGAACACCTCCTTTTCGATGCAATTGGCATGGTCCGAAGCGCAGGTCATCACCACGGCGGATTCCTCCTCCGAGAATTTGAACCCGTCCGGGTCGAGGAACTCGATGTAGACCACATCCTGGCGGAAATGCCCGGTTCGGTCGAAGAGGTCGGCCACAAGGCGGTCCTCCTGATCGAGCCTGAACCGGACCGTCCCTTCATAGAGCGCATTGAGCTCCTGAAGGATGACGCCGGGCGATCGGCCCTGGAGCAGGACCGCGGTACAGAGCAACCACAGACTGAACAGTGCGCGCATGTCAGGGAACTTGGGTGCGCCCTCTTACGTACACGCGGCGACCGGGTTCCCTGTCCGGTCCATCCGCATGCCCCACGCATCGAAACTCCTCCTGCTGCTCTGCGGTGTTCTCCTGACGTCCATGGCGTTCGCGCAGCGGGCGTTCACCATCACCGGTCGGGTGAAGGTGGAGGGCGGCGGACTGGAGAACACCAAGGTGGTCGTGTACAAGAACGGAGAGAAGGACCGGGTGCTCACCAGCGGTCTGGGCAAGTTCAACCTGGACCTGATGCTCAACGCGAACTACGTGCTGAGCTTTGAGAAGGACGGCTTCGTCACCAAGAAGTTGGTGTTCGACACCAAGGTTCCTGCGGATGCGGCAGCCAACGGGTTCTCCCCATTCGAGTTCGCGGTATCGCTGTTCAAGCAGTACGACGACATCAACATCGTGGTCTTCAACCAGCCCGTGGGCATGATCCGGTACGAAGCGTCCGTGGACGATTTCGACTATGACACGGACTACACCAAGAGCATCCAGTCGCAGCTACAGACCGTGATGGAGCAGGTGGAGCAAAAGCAGGCCGAGGAGCAGCAGCAGGCGAGGGAGCAGGAGAAGCAGGCCGCCGAAGCGGCGAAGGCGAAGGCCCAGGCCGAAGCGGAGGCGAAGAAGGCCGCGGAGGCCGCGAAAAAGGAAGAGGCCAAACGGAAGGCCGCCGAGGAAGCCGAGGCCGAACGACTTGCCGCCGCCGAGCGCAAGGCCGAAGCGGAACGCAAAGCGGCGGAGGCGCGCAAGGCCGAGGAAGACCGAAAAGCCGCCGCGGCAGCTGCCCGGTCCGCTCCGCCGCCGAAGCCGGCCGCTGCCGTGATGTCCAGGGAAGAGCCACCGCCGCCACCTCCACTGCCCCGGGTCACCCGCAACGCCCTTGCCGCCCGCGTGGTGGAAGGGGAGGATGGACGCCGCACGCAGAACCCGGTCGCCGGAGAGGAGCCTTCACCGGTGCGACCCGCCCAAGCCCAACTGGGTTCCGAGGACCGTCCGGAGGAACCGGTGCACCTGGCCGAGGTGGTCCGGGAGGAGGAGCTGATCGTGGAACCCAACAAGG is a window encoding:
- a CDS encoding tetratricopeptide repeat protein, with amino-acid sequence MNRIVLSLSAALVLTQAANAQDLALAGGSDAAAIDALYTEGERAYQRGAYDEAIALFTKVLDQDAGHLNAYLQRGFCHSLTKRYELAVADFSAVISRKPDHLWAYTSRGSAYNKLQQYDKAMRDFDHVITLDPRNEEAFNNRGWARKGSGDPAGACKDWRTSQRMGNAEARIILTNNRCK
- a CDS encoding carboxypeptidase regulatory-like domain-containing protein; translated protein: MPHASKLLLLLCGVLLTSMAFAQRAFTITGRVKVEGGGLENTKVVVYKNGEKDRVLTSGLGKFNLDLMLNANYVLSFEKDGFVTKKLVFDTKVPADAAANGFSPFEFAVSLFKQYDDINIVVFNQPVGMIRYEASVDDFDYDTDYTKSIQSQLQTVMEQVEQKQAEEQQQAREQEKQAAEAAKAKAQAEAEAKKAAEAAKKEEAKRKAAEEAEAERLAAAERKAEAERKAAEARKAEEDRKAAAAAARSAPPPKPAAAVMSREEPPPPPPLPRVTRNALAARVVEGEDGRRTQNPVAGEEPSPVRPAQAQLGSEDRPEEPVHLAEVVREEELIVEPNKVMTVIRLEREGVSTEFKRIVHKWGGVFYFKNGDSCTREVYESEALATAE